The following coding sequences are from one Nostoc sp. HK-01 window:
- a CDS encoding transposase, with translation MLRRPELWKRGDEQLIALLTAQHPQLAEAIELGQGFAQLVRTRQPEQLDLWLIQAENSILSAFRNFAKSLREDYDAVKAGVTLSVSNGPVEGHINRLKMLKRQMYGRAGIDLLERRFLLAI, from the coding sequence GTGCTGCGACGACCGGAATTGTGGAAGCGAGGCGATGAACAACTAATTGCACTGCTAACGGCACAACACCCCCAATTAGCTGAGGCAATTGAATTAGGTCAAGGTTTTGCTCAACTGGTGCGTACTCGACAACCTGAACAACTTGATCTTTGGCTGATACAGGCGGAGAATAGCATTCTTTCTGCCTTTCGCAACTTTGCTAAAAGTTTGCGTGAAGACTATGATGCTGTCAAGGCTGGTGTAACGCTTTCAGTAAGCAATGGCCCTGTTGAAGGTCACATCAACCGGTTGAAAATGTTGAAACGGCAAATGTACGGTCGCGCAGGAATAGATTTACTTGAGCGTCGGTTCTTGCTGGCTATATAA
- a CDS encoding putative transposase, giving the protein MTGVTKVKIEESAEALRELLRKQKTALAKERIQALYLLKI; this is encoded by the coding sequence ATGACTGGAGTCACCAAAGTAAAAATAGAAGAGTCAGCAGAGGCATTACGTGAACTGCTGAGAAAACAAAAAACAGCATTAGCGAAAGAACGGATTCAAGCGTTGTATTTATTGAAAATCTGA